One window of the Patescibacteria group bacterium genome contains the following:
- the dprA gene encoding DNA-processing protein DprA, producing MRLRKIATSFPSLKEAWVAPLSAFQRLGFEEGVLGEIDARRRELDPLSVWERVQKEELDLIPITHPDYPALLKEIFAPPSFLYARGDIASSKEEIAIAVVGTRHITTYGEQATEMIVRPLAKNGCTIVSGLAYGVDARAHEITLEEKGRTVAVLGCGLDRASVYPSHHRYLADRIAHEGGCVVSEHAPGTPPLKHHFPYRNRIIAGLSRATLVIEAPEGSGALTTAAHALEFNRDVLAVPGNITALNAWGPNMLLKKGAIPVTSADDIFSALNLSEIKETLDTREKLPNTKEESKILEALSADDPVHIDAIAQMAAFDPPTAASTLAMLELKGMVRNVGGMRYIKLN from the coding sequence GTGCGCTTGAGAAAAATTGCCACGTCATTCCCTTCCTTAAAAGAAGCGTGGGTTGCCCCGCTGTCCGCATTCCAGAGACTCGGGTTTGAAGAAGGAGTTTTGGGTGAAATTGATGCGCGCAGGAGGGAGCTTGATCCCCTCTCCGTGTGGGAGCGGGTACAGAAAGAAGAGTTAGACCTCATCCCCATCACCCATCCAGACTACCCCGCCCTTTTGAAAGAAATTTTTGCGCCCCCCAGCTTCTTGTACGCCCGCGGCGACATCGCGTCCTCAAAAGAGGAAATCGCCATAGCCGTGGTAGGCACCCGCCATATCACCACTTATGGCGAACAGGCAACCGAGATGATAGTGCGGCCCCTTGCCAAGAATGGCTGCACCATCGTGTCAGGGCTTGCCTACGGCGTAGACGCGCGCGCCCATGAGATTACCCTTGAAGAAAAAGGCAGGACCGTCGCGGTCTTGGGATGCGGCCTTGACCGCGCCTCGGTCTATCCGAGCCACCACCGGTATCTTGCGGACAGGATCGCTCATGAGGGCGGGTGCGTCGTGTCAGAACACGCACCGGGCACGCCCCCTTTGAAGCACCATTTCCCCTACCGCAACCGCATTATCGCCGGGCTCTCCCGCGCCACGCTCGTCATTGAAGCGCCTGAAGGGTCAGGCGCACTCACTACTGCCGCGCATGCGCTGGAATTCAACCGCGACGTGCTTGCAGTCCCCGGCAATATCACTGCTCTGAACGCCTGGGGGCCCAATATGCTCCTAAAAAAAGGAGCCATTCCCGTGACCTCCGCAGATGACATTTTCAGCGCACTCAACTTAAGCGAAATCAAGGAAACGCTTGACACAAGGGAAAAGCTTCCTAATACTAAGGAGGAATCGAAAATCCTTGAAGCGCTTTCCGCCGATGATCCCGTGCATATTGACGCAATTGCGCAAATGGCGGCGTTTGATCCTCCCACTGCGGCAAGCACCCTCGCGATGCTGGAACTCAAAGGAATGGTAAGGAATGTGGGAGGGATGAGGTACATCAAATTAAACTAA
- the topA gene encoding type I DNA topoisomerase, which translates to MHLVIVESPTKAKTITKFLGKGYRVESSFGHIRDLPKSKMGVDVEHDFSPLYVIPKDKAKQVAALKKLAQKADTVYLATDEDREGEAISWHLTEALHLTADNTKRITFHEITREAVDEALKNPRALDTKLVDAQQARRVLDRLVGYELSPFLWKKVARGLSAGRVQSVAVRLIVEREREIQAFKPDEYWTIEALLHADQRRLPTQINADAPSVSPPSKGGNEGEVFTARLQAIEDKAVEKFDIANEARAKEIVALCEGKDWRVVNVASKEVKRKPSPPFTTSTLQQEANRKLGFSSKQTMYFAQQLYEGIELGEEGSVGLITYMRTDSVNLADKFLTEAKEYLTTQGAQYASAAPRRYTTKSKLAQEAHEAIRPTEAGRAPETLRQRLSPELWKLYDLIWRRAVASQMPDAALNQIVVDIAVNSFNFRAVGSTVAFDGYLKYYPDAVTETLLPVLRTDDRVEPVEVKPIQHFTEPKPRYSEASLIKTLEELGIGRPSTYAPTLSTIVERGYVTKEDRRLSPTDTAFVVTDLLVQHFPTVVDYQFTAKMEDEFDEIANGVRPWVPVIKEFYTPFKAQLTIKEKELSKKELTTEETDEVCDKCGKPMVIRLGRFGKFMACSGYPECKNTKPVPGSGNGKKNGAPEGTGPDMSALQEKYKGETCATCSAPMVVKYGRFGPFLSCSRYPECKTIKNIEQSTGIACPACGKGEIVAKRSRRGKPFYSCNQYPNCTFALWSKPTGEKCPNCGSLLVYGAKDTTRCSKKGCGYKS; encoded by the coding sequence ATGCACTTAGTCATAGTGGAGTCTCCTACAAAAGCGAAAACTATCACGAAATTCCTTGGGAAAGGATACCGGGTCGAGTCGTCATTCGGCCATATTCGCGATCTGCCAAAAAGCAAAATGGGCGTGGATGTGGAGCATGATTTTTCTCCCCTCTACGTAATTCCAAAGGATAAGGCAAAGCAGGTGGCGGCGCTCAAAAAACTTGCCCAGAAGGCTGATACGGTATATCTCGCGACTGATGAAGACCGCGAAGGAGAAGCGATTTCATGGCACCTCACGGAAGCGCTGCACCTTACCGCTGATAACACCAAGCGCATCACCTTCCATGAAATCACCCGCGAAGCGGTGGATGAAGCGCTTAAGAATCCCCGTGCGCTTGACACGAAACTGGTGGACGCGCAGCAGGCGCGCCGCGTCCTTGACCGCCTCGTAGGATATGAACTGTCTCCCTTCTTGTGGAAAAAAGTGGCGCGGGGCTTGTCCGCCGGCCGCGTGCAGTCGGTTGCGGTAAGGCTGATTGTGGAACGGGAGCGGGAAATACAAGCATTCAAACCAGATGAATATTGGACGATAGAAGCCCTCTTGCACGCAGATCAACGCAGATTGCCTACGCAGATCAACGCAGATGCCCCCTCTGTCTCCCCCCCTAGTAAGGGGGGGAACGAAGGGGAGGTTTTCACTGCCCGACTACAGGCGATCGAGGACAAGGCAGTGGAAAAATTCGACATCGCGAACGAAGCGCGGGCTAAAGAAATTGTGGCCCTTTGTGAAGGCAAAGATTGGCGCGTCGTCAATGTCGCCTCCAAAGAGGTCAAACGCAAACCTTCCCCTCCCTTTACCACCTCCACGCTCCAGCAGGAGGCAAACCGCAAACTGGGATTTTCCTCAAAGCAGACAATGTACTTCGCCCAGCAGCTCTATGAGGGGATCGAGCTTGGCGAAGAAGGCTCCGTCGGCCTCATCACCTATATGCGCACGGATTCGGTGAACCTTGCGGATAAATTCCTTACGGAAGCAAAAGAATATCTCACTACGCAAGGAGCGCAATATGCTTCTGCCGCGCCGCGCCGGTACACCACCAAATCAAAACTTGCCCAAGAAGCGCATGAAGCGATCCGCCCCACGGAAGCGGGACGTGCGCCGGAAACCCTGCGGCAGCGCCTCTCTCCGGAATTATGGAAACTCTATGACCTTATCTGGCGGAGGGCGGTCGCAAGCCAGATGCCGGATGCGGCATTAAACCAGATCGTGGTGGATATTGCCGTCAATTCCTTTAATTTCCGTGCGGTAGGATCTACGGTCGCCTTTGACGGCTATCTTAAATACTATCCTGACGCGGTGACCGAAACCCTTCTGCCTGTGCTTCGCACGGATGACCGCGTGGAACCCGTGGAAGTGAAACCCATCCAGCATTTTACCGAACCGAAACCCCGCTACTCTGAAGCATCGCTGATTAAAACTCTGGAGGAGCTTGGCATTGGCAGGCCTTCCACCTACGCGCCTACCTTGAGCACCATCGTGGAACGCGGGTATGTTACAAAAGAAGACCGAAGATTGTCTCCTACTGACACTGCATTTGTGGTTACCGACCTCTTGGTCCAGCATTTCCCCACTGTGGTTGACTACCAATTTACCGCCAAGATGGAAGATGAGTTCGATGAAATCGCAAACGGCGTGCGCCCGTGGGTGCCGGTTATTAAAGAATTTTATACGCCGTTCAAAGCGCAGCTCACCATTAAAGAAAAAGAGCTTTCCAAAAAAGAGCTTACCACGGAGGAAACGGACGAAGTGTGCGACAAATGCGGCAAGCCGATGGTGATCCGCCTCGGACGTTTTGGAAAATTTATGGCATGTTCCGGCTATCCGGAATGCAAAAACACGAAACCAGTGCCGGGCAGCGGCAATGGAAAAAAGAATGGCGCGCCAGAGGGAACAGGGCCGGATATGTCCGCGCTCCAGGAGAAATATAAAGGAGAAACATGCGCGACCTGCAGCGCACCCATGGTGGTGAAATACGGGCGCTTCGGGCCATTCCTGTCCTGTTCGCGGTACCCCGAATGCAAAACCATCAAGAATATTGAACAGTCCACCGGCATTGCCTGCCCTGCCTGCGGCAAAGGAGAAATCGTGGCAAAGCG